The DNA sequence gagTAAGCCCCTTTGTTGTTTTCTATGTCTTTTCTCGAATAATTGAAACGGAATTCATATGCCAGTGAAATAGATGAAAAGGACATTTTAACAGTATCATTTTAACAGATTTTCAatttcataatttgaaaaaatgttCTGAATTAAGCTATCAGTGTACCaatacatattggattttatttttgaattcttAGAGTTTCTATAAAGTCTCATGTTCAGCGGAATGGCCCTAGAGGCAATGAGAGCTGGACATTGTCTACAATTTCAACcgttattatataagatatcttataaagcaaaattttgaGATATCtcatatcttttatgagatatctcatatattatataagatatcttataaactttgaataagatatctcataaacatataagatatcttatattatttggtaaaatactggatcaacattgatACGCGAATAAAtaacaacttggcttgccataatatcatatattaaaatttttaaataaatatcttatagacatataagatatcttatatattatataaaatatcttatataatttggtaaaacattgctccgtgaataaatgacaacttggcttgccatgTTTTTTAAGAGAACTTTATTAAAAATTGCTCTAACCCCATATCTTATGGAACAATGTTGTGTTAATGCAATATTTTAATATACTCGCTGCATGCATGTCcattgaaaaaaatcttttgtcTCGTCTAAGTTAAACATTTCAAGCTAAGGAATTTAATCATTTCTCCTTAAGCATACtcttttgaaaacattttcGCTGTTAAAACAAATACGAATCGAAAGAGTGTAAGAAGTCGAAATCGTCTTTTCCTTACCCTCACTGCTTCAAAGAATTGAAGTGTTGGGTGTCCGCCAATACTAATGGATACAGAATATGGCCTTCTTGATTCGGCCATGCATTATCTGCTATGTTAATACCGGTAAATATGCACTATCTATCAACTTTCTCAGAACTGTACAATTAACAGATTATAATATTTTCCAAAGTATAATGACAGACATAGTGTTTTGGAAAGTTGGATTTGGACAGGAGTTTTAATGGTGTCGTCTGCCAATCTGTCCGTCCGGCGtacatttttgacaatttcgTTGAAACTTGGAATGCATATGTAGTTGTGTTTCACTGAAAGGAATTTTTATTCAACTAATCTTACAGAAGTTattgcattttgtttatttcactatttaatattttgtccgGAGACTATCtcctacatgtaaatatattgttaatttgCTGGTATTTGTGTACCACACTTCAAATAATATTCACTCTGTTGAGTTCGAAAGTTTGATGTCGTTCTCAAGGTAACCACCGAGGTACGTTAGAAGTTGGCATTCTTAGTAGCCTTCGCGAACTGATGTTTGTCCATATTAGGATGGACCATGTGCATGACGTCCATATTGGTCCTCTTGCCCCTACCATAATCCGTCATTTCCTCCGCCGGTCCCCAACTTTCATAATCGTACTCATCGTCACTTTCTTCATCCGGTTCGTGATTGTAACCGTCGTTGTTTTTACCTGCCTTAGCGTCGCTTTTCCTGCAACTGAAAACAAATATGCATGTTACAGACATGTCCCATTTTCTAGAAAATACTGTGAAGATCTTTCTTATTTcgtgtacataaaacatgtacactTTGACTGAAGTTGCCAGTTATAATCTGTTTTGGTTGTTGGACCATTTTACGATGCCAATCTATATATACTACTaatcattataataataataataatagtttagttttgtattgttgaaCATCATATGAACAGTCACCGTCATTTATAGACGGCGATTCATGTGTGCGAGCTGCATGAGCTTTGGAACGTTCGTTTTTTGCCTCTGTTTGATAGTGCGGAACTGAGGCCGATTTGTAATATGATAGATCGTTATAATACTTACCAGCAACAGAAGATGATCCTCGGGGCAATACAGGGTATGAGAATGATGACAACCACTACCAGCACCAGAAGAAGCCACCAAGGGTATGTaccctctatataaatata is a window from the Pecten maximus unplaced genomic scaffold, xPecMax1.1, whole genome shotgun sequence genome containing:
- the LOC117320167 gene encoding uncharacterized protein LOC117320167 (The sequence of the model RefSeq protein was modified relative to this genomic sequence to represent the inferred CDS: added 55 bases not found in genome assembly) — its product is MTSLIRIFVICLCITTTQGVCTEPTTPEYGFPLTESKASYPTNATYDVLCLPAYTITGEGTLTCLSTGNWNNDPPTCTPSEGTYPWWLLLVLVVVVIILIPCIAPRIIFCCCCRKSDAKAGKNNDGYNHEPDEESDDEYDYESWGPAEEMTDYGRGKRTNMDVMHMVHPNMDKHQFAKATKNANF